The Besnoitia besnoiti strain Bb-Ger1 chromosome Unknown contig00193, whole genome shotgun sequence genome segment gatcgtgttggctaggtgaactaatcacgtttcataaatacaatcagtgaaagctcttttgatttccatgaacggagttacatattagattctcttcgctcccatggtatttagtaagttaacattgaaacgtatccagtgtaaagtttgaacgtaatccagctttaccttctatgttgttatgttaaccaaataagtttcatcgttgttgatatttcattgacatgttgataacataaatactaacaaaccaccggttttggatgggattacttttaacaccgcataatatgctaaaaagtaccattcaggtacgatatgaagcggagttacaaaccggttcactggtatggagttatctgggtgcgataattcaatcaaaccaaaagccgtttgtaagaaaattaaaccaattagataatatggtagatagggaacaaactgtctccagacgtttcttaacccagctcacgtattacatctgacggtgaactagcgttcctaactgaaatcttgttcaataacaagggagtaatgagccgacatggaggtgctgatacaatccgaggattagaactcccaatattatctgacctgttatccccggcgtaccttacgaccgttattatgatttagagatagaatgtaatgtggattaatatccacatggtttctacaaagtgtagatataaaatagtgaatggttctgtaaaagatcttgcataacatacct includes the following:
- a CDS encoding putative apocytochrome b (encoded by transcript BESB_033330); translation: MPTSSIMLSKSKAGLRNVWRQFVPYLPYYLIGLIFLQTAFGLIELSHPDNSIPVNRFVTPLHIVPEWYFLAYYAVLKVIPSKTGGLLVFMLSTCQ